CTCGTTCACCGCCACCTGCAGACACAAATGCCAGAACTTCGAACGCACCGCCATCGTTGACGAGCTCAGCTGCTGCCCCAGTTCCTAACATTGCGAGGCCCTTGGCTACTAAGCCTCCGCCGCCTGCCACGAAGAGGAGCCTGCGTTCTCTGGGCGGCTCCAGCTCCAAGGGGTCCATGGAGAGGAACAAAAGCCTAGAGAATATACTTAACAGGATCTCCGCGAGCCAGCCGTCgacgccttcgtcgtcgtcggcgccGCTTCTGACGCAGGCCGTCCTGTGCGCCCAGAGGCATCCTTCTCCGAGACCCGAGCGACGCGGCAGCGGTTCTCAAGCGGCTATGGTCTTTCGTCCGGTCAACCTGTCTCCACTGACGTCCCGCAGGTCTGCCTTCCGGCCCGCGACCGAGTGTCTCCTGGACCTGAGAAGGCAGAGCAGCGGCGGCGGAGGCGCAGCTCCGATAGCGTTGCCGGACTGCGAGTTTTCCGCACTGAGCAACGCCAGACAGGCGTGCGGCAAGGTCGCGCCGGTGAAAGTGCTGACGTCCCCTCCGGTCTCTTCGCCTCGCGTGCAGCTCTCGATCGAGTCTGCGCCCGAGGACGACGTGTGGCGCAGGCAAGAGAGCGTCGAGCTCGAGTCACCGGGCGTCGAGCGGCGGCCACCGTCGCCGCAATGTCCAGACGCCGCGGCGTCGAGGGAGACGGAAGTGTGGACGCTtgcggagcagcagcagcagccagcggcGGAAGAGAGCGCTCCGGCACGAGGTCACCGCAGGACGGCGTCTGGGTCTTCGGCCACGCCGTACGGGTCTCCGTCGGCGACCCTATCGCTGCCGCGGCTTCCGTCTCAGAAGTCGTGCGACGACGTTTACCACACTGCGGACGAAAGCGTAGAGGACAGTGAGTGTATATTTCTTTATCAGTCTTAGTAGGTAGGAGTGCCTGCTGCCGTGTACTCATGTGGAGAAAGTGGTAATGCCACAGTTTACTACCGCCTCGTGACGCATAATGTGAGGTGGCATGGACAGTTAGGCTGAATATAGACGCGCATATCTGGTACTTTCGGCCTCCATACAATTGTTTCATCGACGGTGAACCAGTCCGTTTGCAGTTGGCGAGGTGAGTGGAAGCACTAGCGGAGCGATAAATCTAGCAGAACGTAGTGCACGATGCGGTCGTTGTCGTGACATTTACGCTGGCTAACAAACGCGGTGCGAGAATATTTAACCATCGTCACGTTCTCAGGCCACTCGAAATCTGACGAAAATATGCCTATAGTTATGCATTACAGCTCTCAAGCCTTTTTGTTCCAATACCAGAACAGACGCGTGAAAACGCAGTGAACATTCCTATTGTGGCTCTTGGAACAGATTACGCTTAAACTGCGAATAGTTGCCTCAACACTTGCTTAGTGTGCTTACATAAGCCAGCCGTGTAGTTTATTAGTACCGGGCTCCCACGTTAGTCGTTTAACTGTACGACTGTCCGCGGAAGAAGCGTACTATATATTTTATTCACTGCAAATGTTTCGAATAGCTTTATAAGTGCTGTTTGTGCCCACTCAAAATAGTCGATAAGGGATCTTGTTCGTACGTAGTGCTTTTTACTCATCTCTCAATGTGTGTGTCAATTTCATCTATATTTGTCTGAACGCATGATAAATAAAGAAACACAACCGCCAAATAAAACGCACGAGTGTCCAATCTCAACTGTACGACCTGAAATAAGTCAACAAACGTAGTCTATTTTCCCAAGGTAAAACGAGAATGGAATTGCGACATAGGCGAATAGGATTGGTCTTTGGCGATTTGGTACAAGAGCGACTAAAGCTCGAGCTTCCAAGTTAAAATGTCAGTCTGAGCCGATCATGAATTTCTTGGCAAGCTGTATGCAAAACTGAAAGGGGTTCCTCCTACCTCATCAATATGGGTCGTTTTTATGTTTAAACTTAGGTCCCGAAATACTTCCGGTCTGGCACTCTAAACCAGGCCGCTAAATCTAATGGCGAACGAAGAAATAGCAAAATCAAATAGCTCGCAAATATGTAAGACCCTCAAGTTGGCACTAATTGTGCTACACAGCTAAAACGTATACGTTGATAAATTTGAATATATTCGTAAGAAAGTTTGGAAAAcgcttaagctccgcctttaaaagtggaacgcgatagctttcaaagatccctgactgcttttcacgattcccggcaactgcagcttatgtaaccgtaatgtttactggcaAATGCTGccggcgaacgctacgcacgaaggcgagcggCCGATCTTCCTGGCAGGAACGCAGCTTCTTGTGTTGGCCGGAATGCGGCGGGTGAGGAggaaaccttctagcctctataattcgacggatgcgcggaggcgagcgccatctgtatgatgatgttgcaaggaaccgagcgcagcgcgccgctctatgaatggtagaaatgctggaaaagtgGTTTATGTTTGGGCTACAGCGCTAACAAAATTACGGTCTgcgcgggaatcgaacccaggccttcggggtgcgagacgagcacgctccCTCGATGTCACggtggcttttttttctttattgttattaccTTCATTACAACAACACGCAAACGCGTACAAAGTAGgtcacttggtgcagaaaaatATTACATCATTTCGAGAGACTACATATATAAAAGGCCCTCAAAGAGGCTATCACAGACACCAAATCTCCAGCTCCTGAAACAACTCTGGCGGTTCTGTCATGTGCTTGAAGGCATCACGCGTGCACCTAAGACTTTCACTGAGGTGTTCCCTCGCAGACCTTTCATCTACGTGGGCATTCCTGACATCCATACGCGTTTTCCAAGCGCTACTCACACACAAAAGTATCAAGTCAGCCGGCACTTCCCCTGTGTCTGCGCATGGTAAGAACCGAATACCGAAAGGACTTAACAGCAGTTCTTTCTTCGGAGTTCGTTTGAGAACATCCCACAAGAATACGGAGTCATGCCGATTCAAGAAGATGTGCTCAATGGTTTCAGGTTTGTTACATGTGATGCAGTTAACAGAGCATGGAACAAAGAAGCTCTTGCTTTGTAGCCATGGCTTCACAAGGAGAATGCCCGAACGCAATTGAAAAAAGGTTTTCGCTGAAGATCTAACCGGCATTTTTTAACGCGTTTCGGCACATTGCGTTCAGGTCCTCAGTTATACATCGTACGGTAAACAGGGTGCGACAAGAAAACATCAACCAGATCACTATAAAGTTTCTTACGCGTCAGTCAAAAATGCATTAGAAAAATGCGCTTTCAGTAAAGAAAAGCACATAACAACAAAAAGACTAACAACGCCACGGTGGCTCCATTGTTACGGTTGACCGAAGTTGTGTGTAGTATGTGCGTCAGTGCACACGACACGTTACTGCCTCCGTCActgcctcccacgtgtcacttgctcttcggatttcatcggtactACCTATGTCTACTGTGATGCACACGGAAGCGTCTACCTATGCGGCAGCTGTGAAACATGGTCGCCCACGGAACCAAGCCTCAGAAGACGACGTGAGGGAACACAAAAGAGGAGGAAATAGTCACGTACAACAGACCTACCATAACATAAAATTAATCGCTCTGCAGCAAAATGGTTTGAATGTTTCCACCCTGTGGCCAACGtacatgcaaacacacacacacctattCAGCAGAAAGGACTTTATTGCATGTCAAAAACATCAAGCGAAAACACTTCACCTGAGCgattataatgctttcgcattcccacactaagcagtcttaagtgtctgctgaatttttttttcccgtgGTCGACCAATATGTATACGTTCTCGATGTGTAATGGCGACAAACACGTCTGGTGCTTCAAGTTCATGTATGTAGCCATTTTAACGCGATAAGGCCCTCGTGTCGCGTAAAATCCGGTGTATGCGCcttgcgtcggacgtcgtttgGCGAAAAACCATTCCGCACCACCaggcaggccctccgcgtggaaCCGAGGCGTTACTGGAGTAATTGAAAACCTCGAAGTAAGATGCGTccgaaaaatcgtaaagtacaacctaaacactacctacagacatgaaagcgtcggattgtaattagaatataccagaaaacaattctgttacgcgggaaCTCAAACATAAACcacttttccagcgtttctaacaTTCGCAGAGGGGCGCGCTGTGCTCAGCTTCTTGTAACACTATCAttcagatggcgcttgcctccgctcatccgcggcccacgcaagaggccgcgtttctaccagaaagttcgCCCGCTCGCCTTCGCGTATggcattcgccgccagcgtttcccggtaaacattacggttacataagctgcagctgccgggaagcgcaagaagcagtcaaggatctttgaacgccatcgcgttccactcttaaaagcgaagcttaagcgtgctccaatTTTTTTGCAGCGAAGGGCTGTTAAGGAATAGTTCCCCCTAGAGTCATGCCTGTGTGCAGACACAAAATtacacatacgtgggccgatcccgaagacagtgcaatgccaggccgacccgagacggaggtgaagcaagcattAGGGACTTCGCATACGtgatggaggtgcagttcgcgacggaggtgcagttcgccattatggggcccacatacacagcttcgctcgtcATCCTTGTTCACAGAGTGAAAGTAGGACACTGAATTTTATTCCTTGCGTGTTGTACCGCAGGCCCGGAGGGACACGGCGCCGGCCTCCCGGGCGAGACTCGTCCGCGCTGCCTCAAGTCGCGCCGAGAGCGTTCGCTACGCTCGCACacgagcggcggcggcgggtcAAGCGCCTTCTCGTCGGTGTCTCAGCGCCTGAGCAGGGACGACTCGGCCAGCTCGGCCGGTTTCGTTCTCGACTACCGGAGCGACGACGAAGACTACATCGCCTTCTCGCTCAGCAAGCACGAACGGTGAGCAACGCGTGGTCCTTGTCGTGACGCATGACGACGAGCACCGACGACTGTATGTGACACGGCGAGCAGGTAGCGGCATGCTAGAAGAGGGTGTGCAGTTTGGCCTTATCTGTAAGGGAATAGATACAATTTAAATCAAAGCGGTAATTGTAGAAAGAGCTTACTTAAAGGAAGGCGGAGAGGTAGACCTGAACCAGCGCGCTTCGGCTGGAAGAAGGGGAGAGAGAGCAATTTAAAAAAACAGGGAGGATAGACAGGACGAGTGTCTGGTAAGCTGTATTGTActgggggaaagggaaatggcAGAAAAGATTAGCAGAAAACGAGAGATGTGGAAGACTGTGTTCACGCGGTGCTTATCACCGCGTACCTTTCTCTGCAAGTTCTTATCATCGTCTTCTTCTACTACTTATTTTATGCCTATTGCAGATTGAAGGCCTCTCCACGCGGTATCCAATTTCCTGTCTTACATGATGTCGTCGTCATCATACCTTTGTCGTCATTCCTTCGTCGTCATTCGCGGAATCCGTACGTTCGAGCGCCGCAAGATTATCTTCACGAGGAGAAAATGTTTCCAACTTGGTCGTGCGCTCTATACTTGCAAATGGTCGCTAAACGAGAACAACGTTCCTCGCGAACAACCAGAAAGCATTGCTTAAAGCGATTCCTACAGCGTGTAGAATCCACATAATTTTTCTCCCGTTAAGTTCTCAATCAGCCTTAATTTTCCCTCCCAGTCAGAGCAGCCAGTCGGCGGACGTTTGTCCTAGTCGACATCCTCACTTTTTCCgtactgctctctctctctctctcctgcaccCTATCTTTATCGCCTATCCTTTCTTGTACCATGCACTGGCAGGTACGAGGACTTCCGGCGCCGCATCCGCCGTCGGGGCCGGCGGCTTGCTCGCCGGCTCAGCCGCAGCCTGCGCGCCAGCTGCTCGAGCGGCAGCAGCGACATGGACGACATCGACGAGGACCCCGAGCTGGGCTTCTCGCGGCCCCAGGCCCCCGCGTGCGCCGTGCGCGCGGCCAACTCCGAGCCCACGCTGCACGTGCTGCTGCCGACCAAGGGCTCGGCGCGCGAGCTCCCGGCGCTGTCCATCGCCTCCGAGCTGGTCATGACGTCTTCGCCCGGGCGGCGACAGACGCTGGTCATGACCACGGGCCAGGGCATGCCCAAGGCGTACTCCTTCGACGGCGTCAACCCAAACCTGCCAGTTCCTTTCAAGGCCAAATTCAGGTATACACCGTTGTCAGGTTCCTTTATGCCACATGAGCTAAGAACCCGTGAGCTTGAGAACGACGCTGCGTCTGCCTTGTAACATTCACACTCGAacatatagggtgtcccagctaacgacTGAACATTGCAAGTCTTATAATTGTATGTTGCgtcatgtctttcttttttaatcctcTTTCGTTcaatagcttggctaacgttagctgggtcACGCGCGGCATACGTTCCCAGAGGGTGTACGACACTATAAAGAGGTCCTGCATGTGCACGAGTTGGACGAGAGGTGTGCATAGAGACTAGTATGGCAGTACACAGGAGCTGCGTTTGGAAGAAGCGTGTTAATCAACCGTGCGGGGATGTGGAGAGCACTTTAATAATTCGTGTGGAGCCCTTTTtcttcgcctttctttttttcgccggCCCGCAGACAAGGCTTGTTGAAACGACAATGATTATACCTCGCTCAGTCAATAAGCACCAAATTTTCCGTCAGGTCCACTCAATAAATGAACCTACTGTTTAACTGTGAAGCGTGGCTTATACAGTTATTAGTGACGCGGACATCCGAAGACCCTGCAAGAAACATATAAGAGACGGGCGCATAGAACGGCGCGGGGCACGGAGTGCTGGTTGCGGGTGTAATGGCGCCAACCGGTGCAGCGACGCAAGTGCGGAGGCGACGCGAGCGACGGCGCGGTGTATGACGTAACGTCAGAAGCGGCGCGCAGCAAATGTGAAGAACAGTAGACGGCGCGCCGCGTGCGTATGCATAATATAAAAGGCGACCGGCGTAGCTGAAGCGTGCATGCACTCACAGTATGCCTCCGTTCAAACCCAACGTCCCGCCAAGGTTGCGAACCGGCTGCCAGTGAGGACGAAATGCAGAGGACGATGCGCAAACGCTCGCACGACTACACGCTCGTcaagaaaagaaggaaacagTATATACTTGTGAGCAACTCAGCCTGTGTCGTCACTGGTGTAGCCCAGCATGTCTCTGACTGGTGTTGGGTTAGTGTGCCATCAGCAATGGCCGGCCGCAGTTACCGAACAGCTGTCGTTCGCGTGAAAATAATCGCGTGCCGTTGATCTCTGTCGTAAGATACGTTGGCGGCACACGACATTTGTGACACGTATGCACCCATAGACACGCACATGCGCACCTTGCTTGCAGTAAATTTTCACCCGGCATCTATAGCGTAGCAGGCCAGACGATCGTATACAGGTTAACATCTCCAGCTTATCATTAAGGTGAGCGTCTCTCACGACACCTGTGATTCGTAGTATACCTATGCCACGCACCTTTGCGTGCTGCAGGCGTTAACCGCGGTGACTGTGCCATGCTGCGTCATCACTCGCCTCACCAGAACGCGTTCAAATTCGCTCCTCGACATTCGGCCACAAGCGAAGCGTCACGCTCGAGCAACCCGAGCGACGTCGAAGCGCACGCTGTAACAGCTCTGCCCGTCTTCCAACAGGTGCAAGAAGAACTCCGAGGGAGCGAGCCACGCGGAATCCTGCGCAGTCGGCCTGACGCGGCAGGACACCGAGTTCATCAAGGCGCACTCCTTCCGGCCGGTGTCGCCCGACCTGTCGGCCGGCACTTCCGAAGAGGACGACGTCGAGAGCGAGCCCGCAGAGCAGGACGAAGACCAGCAGGACTTCGACACGGCCAGCGGCGACAGCGCGGAGAGGAGGCGCGAGAGCTTCGTGTCTGTCGAGGAAGAGCCTCCGCGGGACTCGGTGAGCGTGCACGCCCCGTCATTCGTCCACTGCAGGAACTCTCTGGAGGTCCTGTGCCTGTGCCGCCATTGCCGCTTCATCTGCATGCGCTGTGCGCTTATAGAGCATATATCGCCTAAACATTTCCCAACAGTTCGCCCCAACTGATTTCGTCTGTTGCCCTGTGGCAACTTGTTTCTCATGGCTCCTCAGTTGTTACTGGCGTTTGGgcgctttttccttcctccacccgccgtggttgctcagtggctatggtgttaggctgctgagcacgaggtcgcgggatcgaatcccggccacggcggccgcatttcgatgggggcgaaatgcgaaaacacccgtgtgcttagatttaggagcacgttaaggaacctcaggtggtcaaaatttccggagtcccccactacggcgtgcctcataatcagaaagtggttttggcacgtaaaaccccataatttaattttttttttccttcctccatctTTCCACTTTAGCGCCAAAGCTTCATTACTTGCTACATAGCGAATTTCTCCCGTTGGTCCAGCTTTGCTTGACCGCGGTTGCGGAATCCGGAGAAGCGCTGCATTTCGCCGCGGCGCAATTTCCTCAACGTAAGCGCAGAAGGTTTTAAATACACGGAAATGCAGGGAAAGCAGTACAGCAGTTTCCTTCATTTTACTGAAATTTAGGCATACATATACGATTTCACTGTCGGTTGCCGCTGAacattcctttctctctcttttttcaccCAAGTCCTTCGGGATCATCCGTGGCGGCACGAGAAATGGGTGTCGTTACGCATTCGCGTGTCACAAGTGCACAGCTAGCGAATGTTTACGTTGAATATATAGGTGGACACATACGTTCGCACGTGTCCACGCAGTCGCTACACAGGTTCCAACGCGCCCTTCTCTACGAGATTGCCATACAGTTCATAGACACTCTCTGAGGAACACATGCAGGCAGTGTGCTTGCAGACAAGTCGCACCGCTGATGTGCCCAAGCATGTGCCAAGACTCACACGTTTCAGAGTTGTTAGCCTCGGTGCTCACCTTCCATTTTTctattagaaaaaaaatattaaggaaactgtgtcgatcatgttCCTTCTATCTCTTCGCGCGCACCACTTCTTTGGAGCTGGCAAGAGTTGCACACTCTTCGCCTGCATATTTTTTTCATCTGTTTCAACTACGATTGAAACCTTCTTTGAAGGAGTTCGGGACCTACAGGACAAGCGAAATCCATCTTTATTTTCTGTCTACAAgcaacatcgtcgccgcgcgacgaattctgtatgtgcgagtgaaaaggtgcgacggtgagccggcgatagcgactcaatctcgcgcacgcaagggagggaagcgcggaggaagcgcaccgtcttccgtcgcgcgcaaggctccgagGGGAGAGTCTCTTGCAAGAACGCTGTtctatgcattgaagcgcaaaagtaactggaacaccaatgtatTTCATCGGACGTACACATTGAAAATtattatcttgaaactggtgcagtgcagagaattcgttccaaatggatacgCCTTTCTGACTCActggctataattcgtagatttaaACACATGCCGTGAAATAATAAAACCTAGTTAGGTTAATTGAGCTAATTCGTTAGTTAGGTATTTTTATTTCTCATCaaagtaatggctgcctcatcCGAAAAAGAAAGCCGGTATACTGCATA
This Dermacentor albipictus isolate Rhodes 1998 colony chromosome 1, USDA_Dalb.pri_finalv2, whole genome shotgun sequence DNA region includes the following protein-coding sequences:
- the LOC135917010 gene encoding uncharacterized protein isoform X3: MSLPEWMCSDCPLCPLMVRTRGLIEDAEPILLKCYPSSANAGSDFLGSNCTMECSVFLSCPEVLAALLFVELLGDNEALTVDGLLPLDPRPRVSGEPVFSPSECSVCLLDFKDHSSRPVAQFEDAFLLREFNKCLVAFRQALTQRRPSPVGQSSSSSAAGHDPPCFHSLSSSKTSSSRSSAHAPDSPPDNLQGLRDHEHFVECKPPLADRLGTNTAAVSVDKADLQPPIKRGQQSESQAPTLACVLGALRTKAAAQTAKTEPPVPPQRSPRKFFKVLSSKSPSPTPPKPDGSRSPPPADTNARTSNAPPSLTSSAAAPVPNIARPLATKPPPPATKRSLRSLGGSSSKGSMERNKSLENILNRISASQPSTPSSSSAPLLTQAVLCAQRHPSPRPERRGSGSQAAMVFRPVNLSPLTSRRSAFRPATECLLDLRRQSSGGGGAAPIALPDCEFSALSNARQACGKVAPVKVLTSPPVSSPRVQLSIESAPEDDVWRRQESVELESPGVERRPPSPQCPDAAASRETEVWTLAEQQQQPAAEESAPARGHRRTASGSSATPYGSPSATLSLPRLPSQKSCDDVYHTADESVEDSPEGHGAGLPGETRPRCLKSRRERSLRSHTSGGGGSSAFSSVSQRLSRDDSASSAGFVLDYRSDDEDYIAFSLSKHERYEDFRRRIRRRGRRLARRLSRSLRASCSSGSSDMDDIDEDPELGFSRPQAPACAVRAANSEPTLHVLLPTKGSARELPALSIASELVMTSSPGRRQTLVMTTGQGMPKAYSFDGVNPNLPVPFKAKFRCKKNSEGASHAESCAVGLTRQDTEFIKAHSFRPVSPDLSAGTSEEDDVESEPAEQDEDQQDFDTASGDSAERRRESFVSVEEEPPRDSEEPHPSPSSFPMRLSATGLRPVATCRWARDCLDPSGDPQLEALVQWIAASVAGVPGLVIYTGGQPSLEQLSQVSFKVDERHWTVGDLACETLRFCRNRVALHEGRNKSSMHRGTTLFSQLLGQNAAAAATTTTAPSQAPVGKGGTRASETCDGGRAMLQTHDSLE